One Drechmeria coniospora strain ARSEF 6962 chromosome 01, whole genome shotgun sequence genomic region harbors:
- a CDS encoding malate dehydrogenase: MFATAVLLLLVASTACSTAVPICDTPTGGETPVLPQTGTARNLPAPPPDVTLKKIVLGFGIQNYTCATVGGSADAAGALAMLYDVSALYPGQGHESLSPRGFESLTGWALRNHKVPLNLNKSAAGRVEPTSPGASTTRPFPADAPLRLPGMKALPFLGHHYFDSNGIPVFVLDRGRIKLSATKLAMVDAPKRASKGPEGTGAVSWLFLGSKQGTAAVGAKFVYRVFTAGGVSHGCGKAAGQDSTSYTAMYWFYG; this comes from the exons ATGTTCGCCACGGCagtcctgctcctcctcgtcgcttcTACAGCCTGTTCCACCGCCGTGCCGATCTGTGATACACCGACAGGCGGCGAGACGCCTGTGCTACCGCAGACGGGAACCG CCAGGAACCTGCCTGCCCCTCCGCCGGATGTCACTCTCAAGAAAATAGTGCTAGGCTTTGGCATTCAGAATTACACATGTGCCACCGTCGGCGGTAGTgctgacgccgccggcgccctcgccatgCTATACGATGTATCCGCCTTGTACCCGGGCCAGGGCCACGAGTCGCTCTCTCCGAGGGGGTTCGAAAGCCTCACCGGCTGGGCCCTCCGGAACCACAAGGTTCCTCTGAACCTGAACAAGTCCGCGGCCGGTCGCGTCGAGCCGACATCTCCGGGCGCCTCGACCACCCGACCCTTCCCGGCCGATGCTCCTCTGAGGCTCCCAGGGATGAAGGCCCTGCCCTTCCTCGGCCATCATTACTTCGACTCCAACGGCATACCCGTCTTTGTCCTCGACCGCGGCAGGATCAAGCTCTCGGCCACGAAACTGGCCATGGTAGACGCCCCCAAGAGAGCATCCAAGGGACCGGAGGGCACCGGTGCCGTGAGCTGGCTCTTCCTAGGATCGAAGCAGGGCACCGCCGCTGTTGGTGCCAAGTTTGTCTACCGCGTCTTCACCGCCGGAGGCGTCAGCCATGGCTGCGGCAAGGCGGCCGGCCAGGACAGCACAAGCTACACGGCCATGTACTGGTTCTACGGCTAG